A genomic segment from Mus caroli chromosome 17, CAROLI_EIJ_v1.1, whole genome shotgun sequence encodes:
- the Lpin2 gene encoding phosphatidate phosphatase LPIN2 isoform X2: protein MNYVGQLAGQVLVTVKELYKGINQATLSGCIDVVVVRQQDGSYQCSPFHVRFGKLGVLRSKEKVIDIEINGSAVDLHMKLGDNGEAFFVEETEEEYEKLPAYLATSPIPTEDQFFKHIETPLVKSSGNERPAQSSDVSHTLESEAVFTQSSVKKKKRRRKKCKQDNRKEEQAASPVTEDVGDVGVSSDDEKRAQAARGSSNASLKEEDYKEPSLFHSGDNYPLSDGDWSPLETTYPQAVCPKSDSELEVKPSESLLRSESHMEWTWGGFPESTKVTKRERYDYHPRTATITPSENTHFRVIPSEDSLIREVEKDATVEDTACTIVKPKPRALCKQLSDAASTELPESPLEAPQISSLLDADPVPSPSAEAPSEPKAAAKDSPTKKKGVHKRSQHQGPDDIYLDDLKALEPEVAALYFPKSDTDPGSRQWPESDTFSGSQSPQSVGSAAADSGTECLSDSAMDLPDVTLSLCGGLSENGEISKEKFMEHIITYHEFAENPGLIDNPNLVIRIYNRYYNWALAAPMILSLQVFQKSLPKATVESWVKDKMPKKSGRWWFWRKKESMIKQLPETKEGKSEVPPANDLPSNAEEPTSARPAENDTSSDEGSQELEESIKVDPITMETLSHCGTASYKKSLRLSSDQIAKLKLHDGPNDVVFSITTQYQGTCRCAGTIYLWNWNDKIIISDIDGTITKSDALGQILPQLGKDWTHQGIARLYHSINENGYKFLYCSARAIGMADMTRGYLHWVNDKGTILPRGPLMLSPSSLFSAFHREVIEKKPEKFKIECLNDIKNLFAPSRQPFYAAFGNRPNDVYAYTQVGVPDCRIFTVNPKGELIQERTKGNKSSYHRLSELVEHVFPLLNKEQNSAFPCPEFSSFCYWRDPIPDVDLDDLA from the exons ATTGACATAGAAATCAATGGCAGTGCTGTGGATCTTCACATGAAATTGGGTGACAATGGGGAAGCCTTCTTTGTAGAGGAGACTGAAGAAGAATAT gAAAAATTACCTGCGTATCTTGCCACCTCACCAATTCCCACTGAAGACCAGTTCTTTAAACATATTGAAACCCCTTTGGTGAAATCAAGTGGAAATGAAAGGCCAGCTCAGAGTTCAGACGTGTCTCACACCTTGGAATCAGAGGCAGTTTTCACTCAGAGTTCTGTGAAAAAGAAGAAACGAAGGAGGAAGAAGTGCAAACAGGACAACAGGAAGGAGGAGCAGGCAGCTTCCCCTGTCACAGAAGATGTAGGTGATGTGGGTGTGAGCTCGGATGATGAGAAGAGAGCCCAGGCAGCAAG AGGATCTTCAAATGCTTCCTTAAAGGAAGAGGACTACAAGGAGCCTTCACTCTTCCATTCTGGGGATAACTACCCCTTATCTGATGGAGATTGGTCCCCATTAGAAAC CACCTACCCACAGGCTGTGTGCCCCAAGAGTGACTCGGAGCTGGAGGTGAAGCCATCTGAGAGCCTCCTCAGATCTGAGTCGCACATGGAGTGGACATGGGGCGGGTTCCCAGAGTCCACCAAG GTCACCAAAAGAGAACGGTACGACTATCATCCAAGGACAGCTACAATTACACCATCAGAGAACACGCATTTCAGGGTAATCCCCAGTGAGGACAGCCTCATAAGAGAAGTTGAAAAGGATGCTACTGTTGAAGATACTGCCTGTACCATAGTGAAACCCAAACCTAGAGCCCTGTGTAAGCAACTGAGTGATGCAGCGTCTACTGAGCTTCCCGAATCACCTCTCGAAGCGCCTCAGATTTCATCGCTATTAGATGCAGACCCTGTTCCCAGCCCATCAGCAGAGGCTCCCTCAGAACCCAAAGCAGCTGCTAAAGACTcaccaacaaaaaagaaag gtGTTCACAAAAGAAGCCAGCACCAGGGACCTGATGACATTTACCTTGATGACTTAAAGGCTCTTGAGCCTGAAGTGGCGGCTCTCTATTTCCCTAAAAG TGACACGGATCCAGGTTCCAGGCAGTGGCCTGAGTCTGACACGTTCTCTGGTTCTCAGTCCCCACAGTCTGTGGGAAGTGCAGCTGCGGACAGTGGCACTGAATGCCTCTCAGACTCTGCCATGGACTTGCCTGATGTAACTCTCTCCCTCTGTGGAGGCCTCAGTGAGAATGGAGAGATTTCTAAAG AGAAGTTCATGGAACATATCATCACTTACCATGAGTTTGCAGAAAACCCTGGTCTTATCGACAACCCAAACCTCGTGATACGGATATATAACCG TTACTACAACTGGGCGTTGGCTGCTCCCATGATCCTTAGCTTACAGGTATTTCAGAAGAGTTTGCCTAAG GCCACCGTTGAGTCCTGGGTTAAAGACAAGATGCCAAAGAAATCTGGTCGATGGTGGTTTTGgcggaaaaaagaaagtatgatcAAACAG TTGCCAGAGACCAAGGAGGGAAAATCTGAGGTCCCTCCAGCAAATGACCTGCCTTCCAATGCTGAGGAGCCAACCAGTGCCAG ACCTGCAGAGAATGACACTTCTAGTGACGAGGGGTCACAGGAGTTGGAAGAAAGCATCAAAGTTGACCCCATCACCATGGAGACACTGAGTCACTGTGGGACGGCCTCATATAAGAAGTCTCTCCGACTCTCCTCGGACCAGATA GCAAAACTGAAGCTCCATGATGGCCCCAATGACGTGGTATTCAGTATTACAACCCAGTATCAGGGCACCTGTCGGTGTGCAGGGACCATTTACCTGTGGAACTGGAATGACAAAATCATCATTTCTGACATCGATGGAACAATAACCAA GTCTGATGCTTTGGGGCAGATTCTCCCACAGCTGGGTAAAGACTGGACGCATCAAGGCATAGCTAGGCTCTACCATTCCATCAATGA GAATGGCTACAAATTTCTGTACTGTTCTGCACGTGCCATCGGCATGGCCGACATGACCCGTGGTTATCTGCACTGGGTCAATGATAAGGGGACGATCTTGCCTCGAGGCCCTCTGATGCTGTCTCCCAGCAGCTTGTTCTCTGCCTTCCACAG GGAAGTGatagaaaagaaaccagagaagtTCAAAATTGAGTGTCTGAACGATATTAAGAACTTGTTTGCCCCGTCCAGGCAGCCCTTCTACGCTGCCTTTGGAAACCGTCCCAAC GATGTCTATGCTTACACACAAGTCGGAGTTCCAGACTGTAGAATATTTACTGTGAATCCAAAGGGTGAATTAATCCAAGAAAGGACCAAAGGGAACAAGTCATC GTATCACAGGCTGAGTGAGCTTGTGGAACACGTGTTCCCACTTCTCAATAAGGAACAGAATTCTGCCTTTCCATgcccagagttcagttccttCTGCTACTGGCGAGATCCAATCCCTGACGTGGACCTGGATGACCTAGCTTGA